A DNA window from Acinetobacter sp. 10FS3-1 contains the following coding sequences:
- a CDS encoding DcaP family trimeric outer membrane transporter, whose translation MNTAALFNQPTITLKRTVLMSMIAVSLGGISLSTQAQTTAQANQQEIEQLRQEVQALRSMIEQQKAQTQQIATAVQTPVAPLPPVPAKAATSPVMRIASGAEFNLYGNIRADASYQVEGGAKDMPYNQINAVPLEGNGENSDRLRSTLAATRLGMDFKAPVGAGDNALSGKLEVDFLGGANLDNLRIRHAYISYANWLIGQTWSNFALPDYMPETVDALAYAGGAVKRTPQVRHTTTFSPATNLVVAVEDPKDSSIQQRLPALTARLNHKLADNFAVSARAMGHEKRINEQEETAWGVGLGAKYDVMPGTTVKADYYHVKGDSSFVSYANPGVVAAGGNLYQSEFDSITVGLTQQFNDKLRGTLGYGYMTFDQDANYVQSVTDKTKINKDLWQAWANVFYSPTKTLSFGLEYVYGEREAVASASNGSTKGEDNRINAVAVYNF comes from the coding sequence ATGAACACAGCTGCATTATTTAACCAACCAACAATTACATTGAAACGTACAGTATTGATGAGCATGATCGCTGTGAGTCTAGGGGGCATCAGTCTATCGACCCAAGCGCAAACCACAGCGCAGGCAAACCAACAGGAAATTGAGCAGCTACGCCAAGAAGTGCAAGCTTTACGTAGCATGATTGAACAGCAGAAAGCCCAAACTCAGCAGATTGCAACGGCAGTGCAAACACCTGTTGCACCCCTCCCGCCAGTACCCGCCAAAGCTGCAACAAGCCCGGTGATGAGAATTGCCAGCGGCGCCGAATTTAATCTTTATGGAAATATTCGTGCCGATGCTTCTTATCAGGTAGAAGGTGGTGCTAAGGATATGCCTTATAACCAGATTAATGCGGTACCACTTGAAGGTAATGGTGAAAATAGCGATCGTCTCAGATCGACTTTAGCTGCTACACGTTTAGGAATGGACTTTAAAGCACCTGTAGGTGCCGGGGACAATGCCCTTAGCGGTAAACTTGAAGTCGACTTCCTGGGTGGAGCGAACTTGGATAACCTGCGTATTCGGCATGCCTATATTAGCTATGCGAACTGGTTGATCGGGCAAACCTGGTCAAACTTTGCACTCCCTGATTATATGCCGGAAACTGTAGATGCTTTGGCTTATGCAGGGGGAGCGGTAAAACGTACACCGCAGGTTCGCCATACTACGACGTTTAGCCCGGCTACCAATCTGGTTGTTGCAGTAGAAGATCCAAAAGACAGCTCTATTCAGCAACGTTTACCTGCTTTAACTGCACGTTTAAACCATAAACTGGCAGATAATTTTGCAGTAAGCGCACGTGCCATGGGCCATGAAAAGCGTATTAACGAGCAGGAAGAAACCGCATGGGGCGTGGGGCTGGGCGCAAAATATGATGTTATGCCAGGAACGACTGTAAAAGCGGATTATTACCATGTAAAAGGCGACAGCAGTTTTGTCTCTTATGCTAACCCGGGTGTCGTTGCAGCAGGTGGAAACCTTTATCAAAGCGAATTTGACTCAATTACTGTCGGCCTGACTCAGCAGTTTAATGACAAATTACGTGGCACTTTAGGTTATGGTTATATGACCTTCGATCAAGATGCTAATTATGTGCAGAGTGTTACAGATAAAACCAAAATCAATAAAGACCTCTGGCAGGCGTGGGCCAATGTCTTCTATAGTCCGACGAAGACTCTAAGTTTTGGTCTGGAATATGTCTATGGTGAACGTGAAGCTGTAGCTTCAGCGTCAAATGGCAGCACCAAAGGTGAAGATAACCGAATTAATGCGGTTGCCGTTTACAACTTCTAA
- a CDS encoding long-chain-fatty-acid--CoA ligase has product MLGNMMFQPLLISSMIEHAGRYHADTEVISKNTDTSITITNWGEIRQNSKRFANVLMQFGLELSDRVATIAWNNHRHLESWYAISGSGLVCHTINPRLFPEQLVFIINDAADRVLLFDKTFAPLIKAIKPLLKTVEQYICLDAEDPAITEALPEVQFYDSLIAQQSAEFSWPELDENIASSLCYTSGTTGNPKGVLYSHRSTTLHSYAISLPDSLNVSARDIMLPVVPMFHVNAWGTPYAAAMVGCTLVLPGPGLDGASLVNMIDTYKVSVALGVPTIWQGLIAAAQQSGSKLESLKRNVVGGSACPPAMLKVFKEQFDCETIHAWGMTETSPLGSANQIKTKHLNLSEEECLKVRLSQGRPPFGVDLRLTDEEKGTHEIARDGKTVGNLQIKGHWIIDHYFGKDESALTTDGWFDTGDIATLNEDGFMTLCDRAKDLIKSGGEWISSVELENIAMGHPEVAMAAVIAAQHPKWDERPVLIVVKKPESRISETELLDYYDDKIAKWQIPDKVIFADSIPLSGTGKMLKKDLRESYGSILTEQEQVPS; this is encoded by the coding sequence ATGCTGGGAAATATGATGTTTCAGCCTTTATTGATCAGTAGCATGATTGAACATGCCGGGCGTTATCATGCCGACACTGAAGTGATTTCCAAAAATACCGATACCAGTATAACGATTACCAACTGGGGAGAAATTCGACAAAATTCAAAACGTTTTGCCAATGTTTTAATGCAGTTTGGCTTAGAACTGAGTGATCGTGTTGCAACAATTGCCTGGAACAACCACCGTCACCTAGAGTCTTGGTATGCCATTTCAGGAAGTGGTCTGGTCTGCCACACGATTAATCCGCGTTTGTTTCCAGAACAGCTGGTTTTTATTATTAATGATGCTGCGGACCGCGTTCTGCTCTTTGATAAAACCTTTGCTCCTTTGATCAAGGCCATTAAGCCGTTATTAAAAACCGTGGAGCAATATATCTGTCTGGATGCCGAAGATCCGGCAATAACTGAAGCATTGCCAGAAGTCCAGTTTTATGACTCCCTTATTGCCCAGCAAAGTGCAGAATTCAGCTGGCCTGAGCTGGATGAAAATATTGCCAGTTCACTCTGTTATACCTCGGGAACCACGGGAAATCCGAAAGGCGTATTGTATAGCCATCGCTCTACCACCTTGCATAGTTATGCCATCAGCCTGCCTGATTCTTTAAATGTCTCTGCACGTGACATCATGCTACCGGTTGTGCCGATGTTCCATGTGAATGCTTGGGGAACGCCATATGCTGCTGCGATGGTGGGATGTACCTTAGTCTTGCCAGGACCTGGCCTAGATGGAGCGAGCCTGGTCAATATGATTGATACTTACAAAGTCTCCGTTGCACTCGGTGTGCCTACCATCTGGCAGGGGCTGATTGCCGCTGCCCAGCAATCTGGTTCAAAGCTGGAAAGCCTGAAACGCAATGTGGTGGGCGGTTCAGCCTGTCCACCCGCCATGTTGAAAGTCTTTAAAGAACAATTTGATTGTGAAACCATTCATGCTTGGGGAATGACCGAGACCAGTCCGCTCGGTAGCGCGAATCAGATTAAAACCAAACATCTTAATCTGTCAGAGGAAGAATGTCTGAAAGTGCGTTTATCGCAAGGTCGTCCACCTTTTGGTGTAGATCTGCGCTTGACGGATGAAGAGAAAGGCACCCACGAAATTGCCCGGGATGGCAAAACCGTTGGGAATCTGCAAATTAAAGGTCACTGGATTATTGATCATTATTTTGGCAAGGATGAATCTGCACTGACCACAGATGGCTGGTTCGATACCGGTGATATTGCCACTTTAAATGAAGATGGCTTTATGACCCTTTGTGACCGTGCGAAGGATTTAATCAAGTCGGGCGGGGAGTGGATTTCTTCAGTCGAACTGGAAAATATTGCCATGGGTCATCCGGAAGTTGCGATGGCTGCTGTGATTGCAGCACAACATCCGAAATGGGATGAGCGCCCGGTTTTGATTGTGGTGAAAAAACCTGAAAGCCGAATCAGTGAAACGGAACTTCTCGATTATTATGATGACAAGATTGCCAAATGGCAGATTCCGGATAAGGTTATTTTTGCAGATAGTATTCCACTGAGTGGAACTGGAAAAATGCTGAAAAAGGATTTACGTGAATCTTATGGTTCTATCCTGACGGAACAAGAACAAGTGCCAAGTTAA
- a CDS encoding flavin reductase family protein translates to MTNITTYRPHWVREDFIDFIGEKIHPTWALKRVKAEVIKIQAVSPDFFKIQLRPNRNFKGRLFQAGQHIAVTVALDGIHHQRHYSIVTILTNGDILIAVRQQGKVSRALSLMQLGAVIELSQAQGNFTLGDSDRPLLFLASGSGITAIYSLLQKAVVQSLEPIDLIYFTRDNAFHAELKTLALMHPNFEYHHFNTLEHAQHLNQTLLRKRVPDFEKREIYACGSDSMMKAALRIVAKFDLQPHFHTEYFQLITDKKVKAQPVQFLRSQQAFQADSNLLESAEQAGLKPAHGCRRGICNTCSCTKVSGSVRNILTGELDHAHNTQIKLCISQAVSPVVINL, encoded by the coding sequence ATGACAAATATAACCACCTACCGGCCGCATTGGGTACGTGAAGACTTTATTGACTTCATAGGTGAAAAAATACATCCGACCTGGGCACTAAAAAGAGTCAAAGCTGAGGTCATTAAGATCCAGGCAGTCAGTCCGGATTTTTTCAAGATTCAATTACGTCCAAACCGCAACTTTAAAGGACGACTGTTTCAAGCTGGCCAGCATATTGCGGTGACAGTAGCACTGGATGGGATTCACCATCAGCGTCATTATTCTATTGTGACAATTTTAACCAATGGTGATATTCTGATTGCAGTTCGACAGCAAGGCAAAGTATCACGTGCGCTGAGTCTGATGCAGCTGGGTGCGGTTATTGAGCTTTCTCAAGCTCAGGGTAATTTCACTTTGGGTGATTCTGACAGACCTTTGTTGTTTTTGGCCTCTGGCAGTGGCATTACCGCAATTTATTCACTTTTGCAAAAAGCCGTAGTGCAGTCACTCGAACCAATCGACCTGATTTATTTTACCCGTGACAATGCTTTTCATGCCGAGCTCAAAACGCTGGCTTTGATGCATCCCAACTTCGAATATCATCATTTTAATACCCTCGAACATGCACAGCATTTGAATCAGACTTTGCTACGAAAGCGAGTGCCTGATTTTGAAAAACGTGAAATCTATGCTTGCGGTTCAGACAGCATGATGAAAGCAGCACTTAGAATAGTAGCTAAATTTGACCTCCAGCCGCATTTTCATACTGAATACTTCCAGCTGATCACGGATAAAAAAGTAAAGGCACAGCCAGTACAATTTTTAAGGTCTCAACAAGCGTTTCAAGCTGATTCTAATTTGCTGGAAAGTGCAGAGCAGGCCGGGCTCAAGCCTGCACATGGGTGTCGTAGGGGCATTTGTAATACCTGCTCCTGTACCAAAGTGAGTGGTTCGGTACGCAATATATTAACCGGTGAACTTGATCACGCTCACAACACCCAGATTAAACTTTGTATTTCACAGGCGGTTAGTCCTGTGGTGATTAACTTATAA
- a CDS encoding fatty acid desaturase family protein: MNLSVNFNKHSKSQFLSLEQVEEFGGKVDAIRRQVMDDLGEKDAEYIYKIRNFIRYSEITSRGMLMLAGWLPPVWLLGTGLLGISKIVENMELGHNVMHGQFDWMNDPSLIGANYDWDTIATGDDWKYTHNYMHHTYTNIVGMDHDVGYGLIRVSESQKWEPRFLFNIPVAMQLMVFFEWYVGVQRLHLEEVIVYKTKTWTQVWEEAAPLRQKMRRQIVKDYVFFPLIAGPNALPVFTGNAVANIIRNLWASAVIFNGHFTEDAETFEFEIDSVEKETRAEWYLRQIRGSSNFSGAAWLHILSGNLSHQIEHHLFPDMPANRYAEVAPKIKALCAEYGIHYNEASFIKQFSTVWIGLAKCSLPQEWNKQMVEKIQILQSGWNDLKNKLIK; encoded by the coding sequence ATGAATCTATCGGTTAATTTTAACAAACACAGCAAATCCCAATTTCTCAGTCTTGAACAGGTTGAAGAGTTTGGGGGCAAGGTGGATGCAATCCGCCGTCAGGTCATGGATGACTTGGGTGAAAAAGACGCAGAGTATATTTATAAAATCCGGAATTTTATCCGTTATAGCGAAATTACTTCGCGTGGCATGTTGATGTTGGCTGGATGGTTGCCGCCCGTGTGGCTATTAGGCACGGGTTTATTGGGTATTTCTAAAATTGTGGAGAATATGGAGCTGGGCCATAATGTCATGCATGGTCAGTTCGACTGGATGAACGATCCGAGCTTGATTGGTGCCAATTATGACTGGGATACCATTGCGACCGGAGATGACTGGAAGTATACCCATAATTATATGCATCATACGTATACCAATATCGTCGGGATGGATCATGATGTAGGTTATGGTCTGATTCGTGTCAGTGAATCCCAGAAATGGGAACCGCGCTTCCTGTTTAATATTCCAGTGGCAATGCAACTGATGGTCTTTTTTGAATGGTATGTGGGCGTGCAGCGTCTACATCTGGAAGAGGTGATTGTCTATAAAACCAAAACTTGGACACAGGTATGGGAAGAAGCTGCGCCCCTACGCCAGAAAATGCGCCGTCAAATCGTGAAAGATTATGTATTTTTTCCGCTGATTGCGGGGCCGAATGCGCTTCCTGTTTTTACCGGAAATGCTGTCGCCAATATCATTCGTAACTTATGGGCCTCAGCGGTCATTTTTAATGGTCACTTTACCGAAGATGCAGAAACCTTTGAATTTGAAATCGATAGTGTCGAGAAGGAAACCCGGGCTGAATGGTATTTACGCCAGATCCGGGGATCTAGTAATTTTAGCGGTGCTGCCTGGTTGCATATATTAAGTGGTAATTTGAGCCATCAAATTGAGCATCACTTATTCCCCGATATGCCTGCCAATCGCTATGCCGAAGTTGCTCCGAAAATTAAAGCGCTCTGTGCAGAATATGGGATTCATTATAATGAAGCCAGCTTCATCAAACAGTTTTCAACGGTTTGGATCGGTCTGGCAAAATGCTCGCTGCCTCAGGAATGGAATAAGCAGATGGTAGAAAAAATCCAGATTCTGCAATCAGGCTGGAATGATTTAAAGAATAAACTGATCAAATAA
- a CDS encoding HAD family hydrolase gives MFRGKKLVCFDLDGTLIDSVGIWNQVDAALIQELSHVQVGLSQIQQQRDQQLKAFKHSLDPYLEYCDYLKELYGFNLSKEEVKSRRYHISQHFLDHVIELKPHAETLISTLKQQGLHIALTTTTSLSNIQRYQENNQNINRKLSFEHDFSMIWTRENVENIKPHPEVYLNALKHFKLSAQDCVIIEDSLVGVEAANQAGIDVIAIYDQYSAHEIDLIKAKADYYVEDFAALLRLVS, from the coding sequence ATGTTCCGGGGCAAAAAGCTGGTCTGCTTTGATTTGGATGGCACTCTGATTGATTCTGTCGGCATCTGGAATCAGGTAGATGCTGCCCTGATTCAGGAACTTTCTCATGTGCAGGTCGGTTTAAGCCAAATTCAGCAGCAACGCGATCAACAACTGAAAGCTTTTAAACATTCGCTTGATCCTTATCTGGAATATTGTGACTATTTAAAAGAACTTTATGGCTTTAATCTTAGCAAAGAAGAGGTAAAATCACGCCGTTATCATATTTCACAGCATTTTCTTGATCACGTGATTGAGCTGAAACCGCATGCAGAAACCTTGATTTCCACCCTGAAACAGCAAGGGCTACATATCGCGTTAACCACAACTACCAGCTTATCCAATATTCAGCGCTATCAGGAAAATAATCAGAATATTAATCGCAAACTTAGTTTTGAACATGATTTTTCTATGATCTGGACGCGAGAAAATGTCGAGAATATTAAGCCGCATCCAGAAGTCTATTTGAATGCACTCAAGCATTTTAAACTTTCTGCTCAGGACTGTGTAATTATTGAAGATTCTTTGGTAGGTGTTGAAGCTGCCAATCAAGCCGGTATTGATGTCATCGCAATTTATGATCAATATTCTGCTCATGAAATCGACTTGATTAAAGCCAAAGCTGATTATTATGTAGAAGATTTTGCAGCACTACTACGTTTAGTGAGTTAA
- a CDS encoding LysR family transcriptional regulator, which produces MFELDCKLLSIFYYVYKFKNVSQAAEHLEMSQPAVSNLLNKVRQHYSDPLFLRIGNEMLPTELSKQLFPLVSEALSKVEAINNFTIDFDQATSQQQFTLAMTDVSHLVLLPKISQYLKQHASHIRLNVRPITSETSYQMANGEIDLALGFLPNFENGFYQQKLFEQYYVVIAAKDHPRLTGDTLTTEEYLHETHIDIDAGMGHYHIENELLRLELKRDILMRLPSYLGVGLVVQETDAIATVPYYLSEVLLSRGNLKIFNAPIAFPTYSVKQYWHASCHHKISHQWLRHTFYEILSK; this is translated from the coding sequence GTGTTTGAACTTGACTGTAAATTACTCAGTATTTTTTATTATGTATATAAATTCAAAAATGTCTCACAGGCAGCCGAACATCTGGAAATGAGCCAGCCAGCGGTCAGCAATTTACTCAATAAAGTTCGCCAGCATTATAGTGACCCTCTGTTTCTGCGTATTGGCAATGAAATGCTACCGACCGAGTTGTCTAAGCAGCTGTTTCCTTTGGTTAGTGAAGCACTGAGTAAAGTGGAGGCCATCAATAATTTTACCATTGATTTTGATCAGGCCACTTCGCAGCAACAGTTTACGCTGGCCATGACCGATGTATCACATCTGGTACTCTTGCCAAAAATTTCCCAATATCTCAAACAGCATGCTTCTCATATTCGGCTGAATGTACGCCCCATTACTTCAGAAACCAGTTATCAGATGGCCAATGGCGAAATTGATCTGGCTTTGGGCTTTTTGCCTAATTTTGAAAATGGTTTTTATCAGCAGAAGCTGTTTGAACAATACTATGTGGTGATTGCAGCCAAAGACCATCCACGGCTAACGGGTGACACCCTGACCACGGAAGAGTATTTACATGAAACTCATATTGATATTGATGCAGGCATGGGGCATTACCATATTGAAAATGAGTTACTCCGTCTGGAGTTAAAACGCGATATTTTGATGCGTTTGCCGAGCTACTTAGGCGTGGGTCTGGTGGTACAAGAGACTGATGCCATTGCAACCGTGCCGTATTATTTAAGTGAAGTACTCTTGTCTCGCGGTAATTTGAAAATTTTTAATGCGCCCATTGCTTTTCCGACCTATTCAGTAAAACAGTATTGGCATGCTTCTTGTCATCATAAGATTAGCCATCAGTGGTTGCGTCATACTTTCTATGAAATTTTAAGTAAATAG
- a CDS encoding OsmC domain/YcaO domain-containing protein, protein MEIKVNYLNNLRQEAKFDDFTVIADQPIRYKGDGSAPGPFDYFLASSALCAAYFVKVYCAARNIPTDNIRLSQNNIVDPENRYKQIFKIQIELPTDISDKDRQGILRSIDRCTVKKVIQTGPEFIIEEVESIDADAQALLMPSLASDHTTFIAGKDLPLEETIANMSAILAGLGMKIEIASWRNIVPNVWSLHIRDAQSPMCFTNGKGSTKESALASALGEFIERLNCNFFYNDQFWGEEIANAEFVHYPDEKWFQPGPNGELPVEILDEHTREIYDPEDELLGIHLYDTNSGNMARGICSLPFVRQSDGETVYFPSNLIENLYLSNGMSAGNTLAEAQVQCLSEIFERAVKREILQGELALPDVPEHVLAKYPKIVAGIQALEEQGFPVLVKDASLGGQFPVMSVTLMNPRTGGVFASFGAHPNFEVALERSLTELLQGRSFEGLNDLPQPTFSSNAVTEPNNFVEHFIDSSGVVSWHFFSAKSDYDFVEWDFTNNGQNSNADEAQALFSILEDMGHEVYMAIYQHLGATACRILVPGYSEVYLVEDLVWDNTNKALQYREDILNLHRLDNEQLEALVERLEECELDDYTEIRTLIGIEFDENTEWGQLTILELKLLIYLALQQFEEAKDLVEQFLQYNTNTVERGLFYQCMNVVLEVILDDELELEDYAYNFRRMFGDAHMDAVMSSVEGTVRFHGLSETNMQLKGLDRHLRLIESYKKLHAARAKFVAS, encoded by the coding sequence ATGGAAATTAAGGTCAATTATCTCAATAATCTTCGCCAGGAAGCCAAGTTTGATGACTTCACGGTAATCGCTGATCAGCCGATCCGTTATAAAGGTGATGGCTCAGCGCCGGGTCCATTCGATTATTTTCTGGCCTCATCGGCACTTTGCGCTGCTTATTTTGTGAAAGTGTACTGCGCGGCGCGGAATATTCCGACCGACAATATCCGCCTGTCACAAAACAATATTGTCGATCCGGAAAACCGCTATAAACAGATTTTTAAAATTCAGATTGAACTGCCGACCGATATTTCTGATAAAGATCGCCAAGGTATTTTACGTTCAATTGACCGCTGTACGGTAAAAAAAGTCATTCAAACCGGCCCTGAATTTATCATTGAAGAAGTGGAAAGCATTGATGCCGATGCTCAAGCCTTATTGATGCCAAGTCTGGCTTCTGACCATACGACGTTCATTGCGGGTAAAGACCTGCCGCTGGAAGAAACTATTGCCAATATGTCTGCCATTCTGGCCGGTCTCGGCATGAAGATTGAAATTGCATCTTGGCGCAATATTGTGCCGAATGTCTGGTCATTGCATATTCGTGATGCGCAGTCGCCAATGTGCTTTACCAATGGTAAGGGATCGACCAAGGAAAGCGCACTGGCGTCAGCATTGGGTGAGTTCATTGAACGTCTCAACTGTAACTTTTTCTACAATGACCAGTTCTGGGGTGAGGAAATTGCCAATGCCGAATTTGTGCATTATCCTGACGAGAAGTGGTTCCAGCCAGGTCCGAATGGCGAACTACCTGTAGAAATTTTAGATGAACATACCCGTGAAATTTATGATCCTGAAGATGAGCTTTTAGGCATCCATCTTTATGATACCAACTCCGGGAATATGGCACGTGGTATCTGTTCATTGCCATTTGTGCGACAGTCTGATGGTGAAACCGTATATTTTCCATCCAATCTGATTGAAAACCTGTATTTAAGTAATGGTATGAGTGCTGGCAATACCTTGGCTGAAGCTCAAGTTCAGTGCCTGTCTGAAATCTTTGAACGTGCGGTTAAACGTGAAATTCTGCAAGGGGAATTGGCCCTGCCGGATGTGCCGGAACATGTATTGGCAAAATATCCAAAAATTGTGGCAGGTATTCAAGCTTTAGAGGAACAAGGTTTCCCGGTACTGGTAAAAGATGCGTCTTTAGGCGGTCAGTTCCCGGTAATGAGTGTGACCTTGATGAATCCGCGCACGGGTGGGGTATTTGCTTCATTTGGGGCTCATCCAAACTTTGAAGTAGCTTTAGAACGTAGCCTGACTGAGCTGTTGCAAGGCCGTAGTTTTGAAGGCTTAAATGATCTGCCACAACCCACTTTCAGCAGCAATGCCGTGACTGAGCCAAATAACTTTGTCGAGCATTTTATTGACTCCAGCGGTGTAGTGTCTTGGCATTTCTTTAGTGCAAAGTCAGATTATGATTTTGTCGAATGGGACTTTACCAATAATGGCCAAAACTCGAATGCGGATGAAGCCCAGGCATTATTCAGCATTCTGGAAGATATGGGTCATGAAGTCTATATGGCCATCTACCAGCATCTTGGTGCAACGGCTTGTCGCATTCTGGTGCCGGGTTATTCGGAAGTGTATCTGGTTGAAGATCTGGTTTGGGATAATACCAACAAGGCCTTGCAGTACCGTGAAGACATTCTCAACCTGCATCGTCTGGATAATGAACAACTGGAGGCGCTAGTAGAGCGTCTGGAAGAGTGTGAACTGGATGACTATACCGAAATCCGCACCTTAATCGGGATTGAGTTTGATGAAAATACCGAATGGGGCCAGTTAACGATTCTGGAATTGAAATTGCTGATTTATCTGGCGCTACAGCAGTTTGAAGAAGCCAAAGATCTGGTGGAGCAGTTCCTGCAATACAATACCAATACGGTTGAACGCGGCCTGTTCTACCAGTGCATGAATGTGGTGCTTGAAGTTATTCTCGATGATGAACTAGAACTGGAAGACTACGCCTATAACTTCCGCCGTATGTTTGGTGATGCCCATATGGATGCAGTTATGAGTTCAGTCGAGGGTACAGTACGTTTCCATGGCCTAAGCGAAACCAATATGCAGCTTAAAGGACTGGATCGTCATTTACGTCTGATCGAAAGTTACAAAAAACTGCATGCAGCCCGTGCCAAGTTTGTAGCGAGTTAA